Part of the Cuniculiplasma divulgatum genome, AGGGAAGGTGCTATCTTCTTGGCATAAAAGTGGGTGGAGTAAAAAAGACAATTATCGCTGACCCTGTACATCTGAGAAAAATCAAGGTGTAGTTATGAATATAAAGTATATCACATCATCAGAGGCCAGAGACTTACTTCAGGACCTAAAGGAAAACTCACCTGAAGAAGCTAAGGAATTTGAATATGTGAGACAGTTTTCAAGACTAAGCAAAAAGGATGCAGTCGAGGCAGTTAAGAAGATATCTGAACTTTCAGGTTTCTCAGAAGAAGTCTGTGTAAAGATAGTCGATCTGATGCCATCCAACATTGAGCAGATGCTGGCAATTTTAAATTCTTATAAGCTTACACCAAAAGATGAAGTTTTAAGTAGTATAATTGATTATTTAAAAGAATTGCAGTGATAATATGGAAGAATATGCTTTCATTCTGGACGTTCTAATGCAGGGTAGGTCTACGGATCATTCATATAGCAGGACACCTTTAGTTTTTGGACTGGGAGAGACCGAGTTCAAGCTTCTTGAAATGATTCCAAAGGAGGGGGCCATTCTTACTGTTGGTGACAGGGTAT contains:
- a CDS encoding Rpb4 family DNA-directed RNA polymerase subunit; protein product: MNIKYITSSEARDLLQDLKENSPEEAKEFEYVRQFSRLSKKDAVEAVKKISELSGFSEEVCVKIVDLMPSNIEQMLAILNSYKLTPKDEVLSSIIDYLKELQ